A region from the Triticum aestivum cultivar Chinese Spring chromosome 3D, IWGSC CS RefSeq v2.1, whole genome shotgun sequence genome encodes:
- the LOC123074927 gene encoding uncharacterized protein yields MPPSAGEVARPQSPLRAMMPQSPLRIKQGGKFYERLLTKESSGANPSFRYYGSEPGSVPFVWESEPGTPRDASRMVGGALPAITPPPSYLLRHHGGGVDVSRRVTATGRKKRYRLKRTIKVGFIADMFRRLAVGKACWSRPGPSPAQVSSSSRWLVASEKPPDQHGRHDDQAPAAKSGAVVCSGARQPSPCWMLPFRGGTGNRNRDCD; encoded by the coding sequence ATGCCTCCGAgcgccggcgaggtggcgcggcCGCAGAGCCCACTCCGCGCCATGATGCCGCAGAGCCCGCTCCGGATCAAGCAGGGCGGCAAGTTCTACGAGCGGCTGCTTACCAAGGAGAGCTCGGGGGCCAACCCGTCGTTCCGGTACTACGGGTCGGAGCCGGGCTCCGTGCCGTTCGTCTGGGAGTCGGAGCCCGGGACGCCCAGGGATGCCTCGCGGATGGTCGGCGGCGCGCTCCCGGCCATCACCCCGCCCCCGTCCTACCTGCTCCGCCACCACGGCGGCGGCGTCGACGTGTCCCGTCGCGTCACGGCCACGGGCAGGAAGAAGCGGTACAGGCTCAAGCGGACGATCAAGGTCGGCTTCATCGCCGACATGTTCCGCAGGCTCGCCGTCGGCAAGGCGTGCTGGTCGCGGCCGGGGCCGTCGCCGGCCCAGGTGTCGTCGTCCAGCCGGTGGCTCGTGGCGTCGGAGAAGCCGCCCGACCAGCACGGGCGCCACGACGATCAGGCTCCCGCGGCGAAGAGCGGCGCCGTGGTGTGCTCCGGGGCGCGTCAGCCGAGCCCGTGCTGGATGCTGCCGTTTCGCGGCGGCACGGGCAACCGGAACCGCGACTGCGACTAG